A single region of the Kwoniella shivajii chromosome 10, complete sequence genome encodes:
- a CDS encoding 40S ribosomal protein S23, protein MGCEYQDRIGCPDEWGESANDYHQFNAPSSLSLPNKPRGLHAARKLRTSRRENRWADKNYKKRALGKFYKTSPTGGSSHAKGIVLEKVGVEAKQPNSAIRKCVRVQLIKNGKKVTAFVPNDGCLNFTDENDEVLISGFGRRGKAKGDIPGVRFKVVKVSGVGLLALWKEKKEKPRS, encoded by the exons ATGGGTTGTGAGTACCAAGATCGTATTGGCTGTCCAGATGAATGGGGAGAGTCTGCTAACGATTACCATCAATTCAACGCTCCTTCGTCGCTATCCCTTC CCAACAAGCCTCGAGGTTTACACGCCGCCAGAAAACTCCGAACTTCTCGAAGGGAGAACAGATGGGCCGACAAGAACTACAAGAAGAGAGCTCTTGGTAAATTCTACAAAACCTCCCCTACCGGTGGTTCTTCTCACGCCAAAGGTATCGTtttggagaag GTCGGTGTTGAGGCCAAACAACCCAACTCTGCTATCCGAAAATGTGTCCGAGTCCAACTTATCAAGAACGGTAAGAAAGTCACCGCTTTCGTTCCCAATGATGGTTGTTTGAACTTT ACCGATGAGAACGACGAAGTACTCATCTCCGGTTTCGGTCGACGAGGAAAAGCCAAGGGAGATATTCCCGGTGTGCGATTCAAGGTCGTCAAAGTATCTGGTGTTGGTCTTCTCGCTctttggaaagaaaagaa GGAGAAGCCTCGATCTTAA